From one Streptomyces sp. Q6 genomic stretch:
- a CDS encoding sigma-70 family RNA polymerase sigma factor, whose protein sequence is MRKDSAVADERPPRARHRAPRPPEPDEELMRALYAEHARPLLAYVLRLVAGDRQRAEDVVQETLIRAWKNAGQLNRATGSVRPWLVTVARRIVIDGHRSRQARPQEVDASPLEVIPAEDEIDKALWLMTLSDALEDLSPAHREVLVETYFKGRTVNEAAETLGIPSGTVRSRVFYALRSMKLALEERGVTA, encoded by the coding sequence GTGCGCAAGGATTCCGCCGTGGCCGATGAACGCCCGCCCCGGGCCCGACATCGTGCGCCCCGGCCGCCCGAGCCGGACGAGGAGCTGATGCGCGCGCTCTACGCCGAGCACGCGCGACCGCTTCTGGCCTATGTGCTCCGCCTGGTGGCGGGGGACCGGCAGCGCGCCGAGGATGTCGTCCAGGAAACGCTCATCCGTGCCTGGAAGAACGCCGGCCAGCTCAACCGAGCGACCGGTTCGGTACGCCCCTGGCTGGTGACGGTCGCCCGACGCATCGTCATCGACGGCCACCGCAGCCGGCAGGCCCGGCCGCAGGAGGTCGACGCGTCGCCGCTGGAGGTCATCCCCGCGGAGGACGAGATCGACAAGGCGCTGTGGCTGATGACGCTGTCCGATGCCCTGGAGGACCTCTCCCCGGCCCACCGCGAAGTGCTGGTGGAGACGTACTTCAAAGGGCGTACGGTCAATGAGGCGGCCGAGACGCTCGGCATCCCCAGCGGAACGGTGCGCTCCCGTGTCTTCTACGCGCTCCGTTCCATGAAGCTGGCGTTGGAGGAGCGGGGGGTGACGGCATGA
- a CDS encoding CGNR zinc finger domain-containing protein, with amino-acid sequence MAAVPTELSLPPLQELRFDSGRLCLDLVATAHPDERLTSPDRLSAWLVGARLVPAGIAPPALTPAWLAAFRELRGHIAQLVRGELAGRPAPAALERVNLLARAAPPAPCAVRTAEGTLVRSLQAEPGCPALLAAVARDAVNLLTDPTVRGCLRQCEGDNCQLLYLDTSRGRRRRWCSSEVCGNRERVARHRRRAALARA; translated from the coding sequence ATGGCAGCAGTACCCACAGAGCTCTCCCTCCCCCCTCTTCAGGAGCTGCGGTTCGACTCCGGACGCCTCTGCCTGGACCTGGTCGCCACCGCACACCCCGATGAACGCCTCACGTCCCCTGACCGGTTGAGCGCCTGGCTCGTCGGCGCCCGGCTCGTCCCCGCCGGTATCGCGCCGCCCGCCCTCACCCCCGCCTGGCTCGCCGCCTTCCGCGAACTACGCGGCCACATAGCCCAGTTGGTGCGCGGCGAGCTAGCGGGACGGCCCGCCCCCGCCGCCCTGGAGCGCGTCAACCTGCTGGCCCGCGCCGCCCCGCCCGCGCCCTGCGCCGTCCGCACCGCCGAGGGCACCCTCGTACGGTCGTTGCAGGCCGAGCCCGGCTGTCCCGCGCTGCTCGCCGCCGTCGCCCGGGACGCCGTGAACCTGCTGACGGACCCCACCGTCCGCGGCTGTCTGCGCCAGTGCGAGGGCGACAACTGCCAGCTCCTGTACCTCGACACGTCCCGTGGGCGGCGCCGCCGCTGGTGCTCCAGCGAGGTGTGCGGCAACCGCGAGCGGGTGGCCAGGCACCGGCGCAGGGCGGCGCTCGCGCGGGCGTGA
- a CDS encoding GNAT family protein produces the protein MLIADDIELRRATVADAAALAEAHLRNIEHLRSIEPYRAPDFYTAETHAARIAEDGGATWLLFDTAAGGRVVGRLALSGIVLGPLCSASLGYWVDGEYRGRGLIPAAVEEVCRAARDELGLHRVEAGTLTDNKASQRVLAKCGFVEYGLAPKYLHINGEWRDHVLFQRLLHDDPPARLPPPPSTERSARPF, from the coding sequence ATGCTGATCGCCGATGACATCGAGCTGCGCCGCGCCACGGTCGCCGACGCCGCCGCCCTCGCCGAGGCGCACCTGCGCAACATCGAGCATCTGCGGTCCATCGAGCCGTACCGCGCCCCCGACTTCTACACGGCCGAGACGCACGCGGCCCGTATCGCCGAGGACGGCGGCGCGACCTGGCTGCTGTTCGACACGGCGGCGGGCGGGCGCGTCGTGGGGCGGCTCGCGCTCAGCGGCATCGTGCTCGGCCCGCTGTGCAGCGCGAGCCTCGGCTACTGGGTCGACGGCGAGTACCGGGGCCGCGGCCTGATCCCCGCCGCCGTCGAGGAGGTGTGCCGCGCCGCCCGCGACGAGCTCGGCCTGCACCGCGTCGAGGCGGGCACCCTCACCGACAACAAGGCGTCCCAGCGCGTCCTCGCCAAGTGCGGCTTCGTCGAGTACGGCCTCGCGCCGAAGTACCTCCACATCAACGGCGAGTGGCGCGACCACGTCCTCTTCCAGCGCCTGCTGCACGACGATCCGCCCGCCCGTCTCCCACCGCCGCCCTCAACCGAGCGCTCCGCGCGCCCCTTTTGA
- a CDS encoding DUF1772 domain-containing protein: MTKTTRFTGGVLGAATVATGLMAGSFYVFGCAVMPALARSGDRTYIEVMQNINDVIQNPVFLLVFMGALALTGLAAWWTRRQQGVRGWVLAAFVAYALAFVVTSAVNVPLNDALAAAGDPARIADPARVRDRFEGPWVAWNVARAVLCTVATGCLVRAAVGWARRGAR, translated from the coding sequence ATGACGAAGACGACGCGGTTCACGGGTGGGGTGCTGGGAGCGGCCACGGTCGCCACGGGGCTGATGGCCGGGTCCTTCTACGTGTTCGGGTGCGCGGTGATGCCGGCCCTGGCGCGCAGCGGCGACCGTACGTACATCGAGGTGATGCAGAACATCAACGACGTGATCCAGAACCCGGTGTTCCTGCTGGTGTTCATGGGCGCACTGGCGCTGACCGGGCTCGCGGCGTGGTGGACGCGGCGCCAACAGGGCGTGCGGGGATGGGTGTTGGCGGCGTTCGTGGCCTACGCGCTGGCCTTCGTCGTGACCTCGGCGGTGAACGTGCCGCTCAACGACGCCCTGGCCGCGGCCGGCGACCCGGCCAGGATCGCGGACCCGGCCCGCGTACGGGACCGCTTCGAGGGGCCGTGGGTGGCGTGGAACGTGGCGCGGGCGGTGCTGTGCACGGTGGCGACGGGGTGTCTGGTGCGGGCGGCGGTGGGGTGGGCGCGGCGGGGCGCCCGGTGA
- a CDS encoding uroporphyrinogen-III synthase, with protein sequence MYDEQQQQPTSAGPEHGPLAGFTVGVTAARRADELGALLQRRGASVLHAPALRIVPLADDSELLAATKELIDHAPDVVVATTAIGFRGWVEAADGWGLGEGLIDRLRGVELLARGPKVKGAVRAAGLTEEWSPSSESMAEVLERLLAEGVQGRRVAVQLHGEPLPGFVEALREAGAEVVGVPVYRWMPPEDIGPVDRLLDATVSRAVDALTFTSAPAAASLLNRAEERGLLPELLAAMNHDVVPVCVGPVTALPLQARGVDTVQPERFRLGPLVQLLCKELPGRARTLPIAGHRVEIRGHAVLVDGALRPVPPAGMSLLRALSRRPGWVVSRADLLRALPGAGRDEHAVETAMARLRSALGAPKLIQTVVKRGYRLALDPASDAKYADS encoded by the coding sequence ATGTACGACGAACAGCAGCAGCAGCCCACCTCCGCGGGGCCTGAGCACGGGCCGCTCGCGGGCTTCACCGTGGGCGTGACCGCTGCCCGCCGGGCCGACGAGCTGGGCGCGCTGCTCCAGCGCCGCGGTGCCTCGGTGCTGCACGCGCCCGCGCTGCGGATCGTGCCGCTCGCCGACGACAGTGAACTCCTCGCCGCTACGAAGGAGTTGATCGACCACGCGCCCGACGTGGTGGTCGCCACGACCGCCATCGGCTTCCGGGGCTGGGTCGAGGCGGCCGACGGCTGGGGCCTGGGGGAGGGCCTGATCGACCGGCTGCGCGGCGTGGAACTCCTCGCGCGCGGACCCAAGGTCAAAGGAGCCGTGCGCGCCGCGGGCCTGACCGAGGAGTGGTCGCCGTCGTCGGAGTCCATGGCGGAGGTCCTCGAACGGCTCCTGGCCGAGGGGGTGCAGGGGCGGCGCGTGGCGGTGCAGCTGCACGGCGAGCCGCTGCCCGGGTTCGTGGAGGCGCTGCGCGAGGCGGGCGCCGAGGTGGTCGGGGTGCCCGTCTACCGGTGGATGCCGCCCGAGGACATAGGGCCGGTGGACCGGCTCCTGGACGCCACGGTGTCACGGGCCGTCGACGCGCTGACGTTCACGTCCGCGCCGGCCGCCGCCTCGCTGCTCAACCGGGCCGAGGAACGGGGCCTGCTGCCCGAGCTGCTCGCGGCCATGAACCACGACGTGGTGCCCGTCTGCGTGGGCCCGGTGACGGCGCTGCCGCTCCAGGCGCGTGGGGTGGACACGGTGCAGCCGGAGCGGTTCCGGCTCGGCCCGCTGGTCCAACTGCTGTGCAAGGAACTGCCCGGCCGCGCCCGTACGTTGCCGATAGCGGGCCACCGGGTGGAGATCCGGGGCCACGCGGTCCTGGTCGACGGGGCGCTGCGGCCCGTACCGCCCGCCGGGATGTCGCTGCTGCGCGCGCTGTCGCGGCGGCCGGGCTGGGTCGTGTCCCGCGCCGACCTGCTGCGGGCGCTGCCCGGCGCGGGCCGCGACGAGCACGCCGTGGAGACGGCGATGGCCCGCCTCCGCTCGGCCCTCGGCGCGCCGAAGCTGATCCAGACGGTGGTCAAGCGGGGGTACCGGCTGGCGCTCGACCCGGCGTCGGACGCCAAGTACGCCGACTCGTAA
- a CDS encoding nitrate/nitrite transporter: MPGPKDLKDPKEQTRSRSWIERWDPEDEAFWEETGARVARRNLVFSVLSEHIGFSVWTLWSVMVLFMGPEYGIDPAGKFFLVSTATLVGAFARVPYTFAVALFGGRNWTIIAASLLLLPAIAAFVVMEPGTSYSTFLVCAALTGVGGGNFASSMTNINSFFPLRKKGWALGLNAGGGNIGVPVIQLVALAVIGASGGPRVLLGIYIPLIVVSAVCAALFMDNLASVKNDTGAAKDAARDPHTWIMSFLYIGTFGSFIGYSFAFGLVLQTQFGRTPLQAAGVTFIGPLLGSLIRPVGGKLADRYGGARITLWNFVGMAAATGVVVLASVRESLALFTVAFIVVFVLSGLGNGSTYKMIPGIFQQKALAVGLTGEEAAAYGRRLSGASMGLIGAVGALGGLGINLAFRQSFQTSGSGTGAFVSFLAFYGVCFVVTWAVYLRRSPVRSVSAPTAETKPQFSYAEV; this comes from the coding sequence ATGCCTGGCCCCAAGGACCTCAAGGACCCCAAGGAGCAGACCCGGAGCCGGAGTTGGATCGAGCGATGGGATCCCGAGGACGAGGCGTTCTGGGAGGAGACGGGGGCCAGGGTCGCCCGCCGCAACCTCGTCTTCTCCGTCCTGTCCGAGCACATCGGGTTCTCCGTCTGGACCCTGTGGTCGGTCATGGTCCTGTTCATGGGGCCCGAGTACGGCATCGACCCGGCGGGGAAGTTCTTCCTCGTCTCGACGGCCACGCTGGTCGGCGCCTTCGCGCGCGTCCCCTACACCTTCGCCGTGGCCCTGTTCGGCGGCCGCAACTGGACGATCATCGCGGCGAGTTTGCTGCTGCTCCCGGCGATCGCCGCGTTCGTGGTGATGGAGCCGGGGACCTCGTACTCCACGTTCCTGGTGTGCGCGGCGCTGACCGGTGTCGGCGGCGGTAACTTCGCCTCCTCCATGACCAACATCAACTCCTTCTTCCCGCTGCGGAAGAAGGGCTGGGCGCTCGGCCTGAACGCGGGCGGCGGCAACATCGGCGTCCCCGTCATCCAGCTCGTCGCGCTCGCCGTCATCGGCGCGAGCGGCGGCCCCCGCGTCCTGCTCGGCATCTACATCCCGCTGATCGTCGTCTCGGCGGTCTGCGCGGCGCTGTTCATGGACAACCTGGCCTCCGTCAAGAACGACACCGGCGCGGCGAAGGACGCGGCACGCGACCCGCACACCTGGATCATGTCGTTCCTCTACATCGGCACGTTCGGCTCCTTCATCGGGTACTCGTTCGCCTTCGGTCTCGTCCTCCAGACCCAGTTCGGCCGTACGCCGCTCCAGGCGGCCGGCGTCACCTTCATCGGGCCGCTGCTCGGCTCGCTGATCCGGCCCGTGGGCGGCAAGCTCGCCGACCGGTACGGCGGCGCGCGCATCACGCTGTGGAACTTCGTCGGCATGGCGGCCGCCACCGGTGTCGTGGTCCTCGCCTCGGTGCGGGAGTCGCTCGCGCTGTTCACCGTCGCGTTCATCGTGGTGTTCGTCCTGAGCGGGCTCGGCAACGGATCCACGTACAAGATGATCCCCGGCATCTTCCAGCAGAAGGCGCTGGCCGTGGGCCTCACGGGCGAGGAGGCGGCCGCGTACGGGCGGCGGCTCTCCGGGGCGTCGATGGGGTTGATCGGCGCGGTCGGGGCACTCGGCGGACTCGGCATCAACCTGGCGTTCCGGCAGTCCTTCCAGACCTCCGGCAGCGGGACGGGCGCCTTCGTCTCCTTCCTCGCCTTCTACGGGGTGTGCTTCGTGGTGACGTGGGCCGTATACCTTCGGCGTTCGCCCGTGCGTTCCGTGTCCGCACCGACGGCCGAGACGAAGCCGCAGTTCAGCTACGCGGAGGTGTGA
- a CDS encoding acyltransferase encodes MTQPPYNGAYGSDGAAGSANADWFGGPEQAQWPAAAAGTSAWPQTAAPDVTTRLAEVPPQSEPAAATSPLPQAAPAAPKKPGRDRYLDLLRSLALVRVVVYHLFGWAWLTVLFPSMGVMFALAGSLMARSLSRPAIGVIRGRIRRLLPPMWGFGVVVLGMLFLSGWNPGKDPDNGGTWGWISLLNYLIPIGAPTYPWHIGSNGGLLDTTWPAQAAGPLWYLRAYLWFVLASPLLLWAFRKVPWATLLAPLGLTAIVGTGLITIPGETGNAVTDFAVYGSCWVLGFAHHEGVLKKIPRYLAVSCAALVMAFGLWWASGHLGPDGWDLNDIPLAQATWSFGFVVILLQYSPSWQELPGRLAKWDKLVTLSNSRAMTIYLWHNMLIMATVPIIDLAYDLPFMEDARWSDALDSTYMIWMFVLVWPLIALAILGTGWIEDIAAKRSPRLWPDGSRKGRKKSRHA; translated from the coding sequence ATGACCCAGCCTCCTTACAACGGCGCGTACGGCTCCGACGGCGCCGCGGGCTCCGCGAACGCCGACTGGTTCGGCGGGCCCGAGCAGGCGCAGTGGCCCGCGGCCGCGGCCGGCACCTCCGCGTGGCCGCAGACCGCCGCACCGGACGTGACCACGCGCCTCGCCGAGGTGCCCCCGCAGTCCGAACCGGCCGCGGCCACCAGCCCGCTGCCGCAGGCCGCGCCCGCCGCGCCCAAGAAGCCGGGCCGCGACCGCTACCTCGACCTGCTGCGCTCCCTCGCGCTGGTCCGCGTCGTCGTCTACCACCTCTTCGGGTGGGCCTGGCTGACCGTGCTCTTCCCGTCCATGGGCGTGATGTTCGCGCTCGCCGGGTCGCTGATGGCGCGCTCGCTGAGCCGGCCCGCGATCGGCGTGATCCGCGGCCGCATCCGGCGTCTGCTGCCGCCCATGTGGGGCTTCGGCGTCGTGGTCCTCGGCATGCTCTTCCTGAGCGGCTGGAACCCGGGCAAGGACCCGGACAACGGCGGCACCTGGGGCTGGATCAGCCTGCTCAACTACCTGATCCCGATCGGCGCGCCCACCTACCCGTGGCACATCGGCAGCAACGGCGGCCTGCTGGACACCACCTGGCCCGCCCAGGCCGCGGGCCCGCTCTGGTACCTGCGCGCCTACCTGTGGTTCGTGCTCGCCTCGCCGCTGCTCCTGTGGGCGTTCCGCAAGGTGCCGTGGGCGACGCTGCTCGCTCCGCTCGGCCTCACCGCGATCGTCGGCACGGGCCTGATCACCATCCCCGGCGAGACGGGCAACGCCGTCACCGACTTCGCCGTCTACGGCAGCTGCTGGGTGCTCGGGTTCGCGCACCACGAGGGCGTGCTGAAGAAGATCCCGCGCTATCTGGCCGTGTCCTGCGCCGCGCTCGTCATGGCCTTCGGCCTGTGGTGGGCGTCCGGCCATCTCGGCCCCGACGGCTGGGACCTGAACGACATCCCGCTGGCCCAGGCCACCTGGTCCTTCGGGTTCGTCGTGATCCTGCTCCAGTACTCGCCGTCCTGGCAGGAGCTGCCCGGCAGGCTCGCCAAGTGGGACAAGCTCGTCACGCTCTCCAACAGCCGCGCCATGACGATCTACCTGTGGCACAACATGCTGATCATGGCCACGGTCCCGATCATCGACCTCGCGTACGACCTGCCGTTCATGGAGGACGCGCGCTGGAGCGATGCCCTCGACTCGACGTACATGATCTGGATGTTCGTGCTCGTGTGGCCGCTGATCGCGCTCGCGATCCTCGGCACGGGCTGGATCGAGGACATCGCGGCGAAGCGCTCGCCGCGCCTGTGGCCGGACGGGTCCCGCAAGGGACGGAAGAAGTCGCGCCACGCCTGA
- a CDS encoding glycosyltransferase, which yields MSDRSRRRGRAPKRRFPLRYLLPALLLVAMIAMLMLRGYVHSEIMADHRIQPEAATDKVPEKILDGGPVIDTREGQETSRSIADHKLVLTFDDGPDPEWTPKVLDVLKKHHAHAVFFVTGTMASRYPDLVHRMVEEGHEVGLHTFNHPDLSYQSTKRIDWELSQNQLALEGAAGVRTSLFRPPYSSFADAMDDKSWPVTKYIGSRGYITVVNNTDSEDWKRPGVDEIIKRATPHGGKGAIVLMHDSGGNRSQTVAALDRFLPDLQGEGYTFQNLTEALGIASAHTPVTGVELWKGKAWVYAVDASENITGVLVAGLAVIGVLVMGRFGLMLILSAAHARRVRKKGFAWGPPVTEPVSVLVPAYNEAKCIENTVRSLMLSEHPIEIIVIDDGSTDGTARIVENMRLPNVRVVRQHNAGKPAALNRGLANARFDLVVMMDGDTVFEPATVRELVQPFGDPRVGAVAGNAKVGNRDSLIGAWQHIEYVMGFNLDRRMYDILRCMPTIPGAVGAFRRSALEPIGGMSDDTLAEDTDVTMALHRDGWRVVYAEKARAWTEAPESVQQLWSQRYRWSYGTMQAIWKHRRALVERGPSGRFGRVGLPLVSLFMVLAPLLAPLIDIFLIYGVVFGPTEKTVIAWFGVLAIQVVCAAYAFRLDKERMTHLISLPLQQLLYRQLMYVVLLQSWITALTGGRLRWQKLRRTGTVGAAPGGLPQQRTASVRSDDRRPVG from the coding sequence ATGTCCGACCGCTCACGACGCCGGGGCCGCGCCCCCAAGCGCCGCTTCCCCCTGCGTTATCTGCTCCCCGCCCTGCTGCTCGTGGCGATGATCGCGATGCTGATGCTCCGCGGCTACGTGCACAGCGAGATCATGGCCGACCACCGCATCCAGCCGGAGGCGGCCACCGACAAGGTCCCCGAGAAGATCCTCGACGGCGGCCCCGTCATCGACACCCGTGAGGGCCAGGAGACCAGCCGCTCCATAGCCGACCACAAGCTGGTGCTCACCTTCGACGACGGGCCCGACCCGGAGTGGACCCCGAAGGTCCTCGACGTCCTCAAGAAGCACCACGCGCACGCCGTCTTCTTCGTCACCGGCACCATGGCCTCGCGCTACCCCGACCTGGTCCACCGCATGGTCGAGGAGGGACACGAGGTCGGCCTGCACACCTTCAACCACCCCGACCTCTCCTACCAGTCGACCAAGCGCATCGACTGGGAGCTGTCGCAGAACCAGCTGGCCCTGGAGGGCGCGGCGGGCGTGCGCACCTCCCTGTTCCGGCCGCCGTACTCCTCGTTCGCCGACGCCATGGACGACAAGTCGTGGCCGGTGACCAAGTACATCGGCTCGCGCGGCTACATCACCGTCGTCAACAACACCGACAGCGAGGACTGGAAGCGCCCCGGCGTCGACGAGATCATCAAGCGCGCGACCCCGCACGGCGGCAAGGGCGCGATCGTCCTGATGCACGACTCCGGCGGCAACCGCTCGCAGACCGTCGCCGCCCTCGACCGCTTCCTGCCCGACCTCCAGGGCGAGGGCTACACGTTCCAGAACCTCACCGAGGCCCTCGGCATCGCCAGCGCGCACACGCCCGTCACCGGCGTCGAGCTGTGGAAGGGCAAGGCCTGGGTCTACGCCGTCGACGCGTCGGAGAACATCACGGGCGTCCTGGTCGCCGGGCTCGCCGTCATCGGCGTCCTCGTCATGGGCCGCTTCGGCCTGATGCTGATCCTGTCCGCGGCGCACGCGCGCCGTGTGCGCAAGAAGGGCTTCGCCTGGGGCCCGCCGGTCACCGAGCCCGTCTCGGTGCTCGTGCCCGCCTACAACGAAGCCAAGTGCATCGAGAACACGGTGCGTTCGCTGATGCTCAGCGAGCACCCCATCGAGATCATCGTCATCGACGACGGCTCCACCGACGGCACCGCCCGCATCGTCGAGAACATGCGGCTTCCCAACGTACGCGTGGTGCGCCAGCACAACGCGGGCAAGCCCGCCGCCCTCAACCGGGGCCTGGCGAACGCCCGCTTTGACCTCGTCGTGATGATGGACGGCGACACCGTCTTCGAACCGGCCACCGTCCGCGAACTGGTCCAGCCGTTCGGCGACCCGCGCGTGGGCGCCGTCGCGGGCAACGCGAAGGTCGGCAACAGGGACTCGCTGATCGGCGCCTGGCAGCACATCGAGTACGTGATGGGCTTCAACCTCGACCGCCGCATGTACGACATCCTGCGCTGCATGCCGACGATCCCCGGCGCCGTCGGAGCCTTCCGCCGCAGCGCCCTGGAGCCCATCGGCGGCATGAGCGACGACACGCTCGCCGAGGACACCGACGTCACGATGGCGCTGCACCGCGACGGCTGGCGCGTCGTCTACGCGGAGAAGGCCCGCGCCTGGACCGAGGCACCCGAGTCCGTGCAGCAGCTGTGGTCGCAGCGCTACCGCTGGTCGTACGGCACCATGCAGGCGATCTGGAAGCACCGCCGCGCCCTCGTCGAGCGCGGCCCGTCCGGCCGCTTCGGCCGCGTCGGCCTCCCGCTCGTCTCGCTCTTCATGGTCCTCGCGCCGCTCCTGGCCCCGCTCATCGACATCTTCCTGATCTACGGCGTGGTGTTCGGCCCCACCGAGAAGACGGTCATCGCCTGGTTCGGGGTGCTCGCGATCCAGGTGGTCTGCGCGGCGTACGCCTTCCGGCTCGACAAGGAACGCATGACGCACCTGATATCCCTCCCGCTCCAGCAGCTCCTGTACCGGCAGTTGATGTACGTCGTGCTGCTCCAGTCCTGGATCACCGCCCTCACCGGCGGCCGGCTGCGCTGGCAGAAGCTGCGCCGCACGGGCACCGTGGGCGCCGCTCCGGGCGGCCTGCCGCAGCAGCGGACGGCCTCGGTCCGCAGTGACGACAGGAGGCCGGTGGGATGA
- a CDS encoding LysR family transcriptional regulator has translation MSPPSVEPRLLRAFLAVADELHFTRAAARLYVAQQALSRDVRRLERELGVELFGRTTRQVTLTADGTRLLPYARRAVEAQDELLAAFTGPAPEDRPLLVDVNSPGLVHERVLARARELAPGCELMARYESGLTHAAAELLAGRIDVSFGRFAGLDAAVRERLDQQPMRYEPMAVVLPEEHPLAALDEVPLRRLAGERIYAGAGNPRTPEWTDLARRLFAGRGIEIAPPAPLAIGEEEFRRIMAKYRNPVLTGVDFPAMPGSVLRPLVDPVPLSPVSLVWRKARRHPGIDALRAAASALAEENGWLERPEGAWIPAADALIMMSPG, from the coding sequence ATGTCACCGCCGTCCGTCGAGCCGCGGCTGCTGCGTGCCTTCCTCGCCGTCGCCGACGAGCTCCACTTCACGCGCGCCGCCGCCCGGCTCTACGTCGCCCAGCAGGCGCTCAGCCGTGACGTCCGGCGCCTGGAACGGGAGCTCGGCGTCGAGCTGTTCGGCCGCACCACCCGGCAGGTCACGCTCACCGCGGACGGCACCCGGCTCCTGCCGTACGCGCGGCGGGCCGTCGAGGCGCAGGACGAGCTGCTCGCCGCGTTCACCGGGCCCGCGCCCGAGGACAGGCCGCTGCTCGTCGACGTCAACAGCCCGGGACTCGTGCACGAGCGGGTCCTGGCGCGGGCGCGGGAACTCGCCCCGGGGTGCGAGCTGATGGCCCGCTACGAGAGCGGGCTCACGCATGCCGCCGCCGAGCTGCTCGCCGGCCGTATCGACGTCTCCTTCGGCCGGTTCGCCGGGCTGGACGCGGCCGTGCGCGAGCGCCTCGACCAGCAGCCGATGCGCTACGAGCCGATGGCGGTCGTGCTGCCCGAGGAGCATCCGCTCGCCGCGCTCGACGAGGTGCCGCTCCGGCGGCTCGCGGGCGAGCGGATCTACGCGGGCGCGGGCAATCCCCGTACGCCGGAATGGACGGACCTCGCACGGCGGTTGTTCGCGGGGCGCGGCATCGAGATCGCGCCGCCCGCACCCCTCGCCATCGGGGAGGAGGAATTCCGGCGGATCATGGCCAAGTACCGCAATCCGGTCCTCACCGGTGTCGACTTTCCGGCCATGCCGGGATCGGTCCTGCGGCCGCTGGTCGACCCGGTGCCCCTGTCCCCGGTTTCGCTGGTGTGGCGAAAGGCACGTAGGCATCCCGGGATCGACGCCCTGCGGGCCGCCGCCAGCGCTCTGGCCGAGGAGAACGGGTGGCTGGAGCGGCCGGAGGGGGCGTGGATACCGGCCGCGGATGCACTCATCATGATGAGCCCGGGATGA
- a CDS encoding MFS transporter, with product MADATTTAPSPGKTTYARLFTIPGARAFTLGNLIARFPQGMFSISAVIMISGARDSYALAGAVTATGLVANAVVGPWTARLVDRFGQARIAVPATVISACGSLALLLCVRVGTPDWTLFAAYLASAATPNTGGMSRARWAHLLKDDPDALHTANSFEQAADEFCYMLGPVIAAFLCGSLFPEAGTLVSAVLMVTGVLIFAAQRATEPPAHARTETTRTPLRARGMPPLLIVFLATGSVFGSLEVVTVAFADAQGHKVWAGGILALQAAGSGAAGLVYGALKPTGPAARRHPLLVAAMAVLMTLPLLAAWLTGSLFALGGALLVAGMATAPTMVTGMTLVQERTPAGQLNEGMTLAVTGILGGIACGSATGGAAVEHWGPTAAYTVPVTAAALALLLSLYGYARTSR from the coding sequence ATGGCTGACGCGACCACGACCGCCCCCTCCCCCGGCAAGACCACCTACGCCCGGCTCTTCACGATCCCCGGCGCCCGCGCCTTCACCCTCGGCAACCTCATCGCCCGCTTCCCGCAGGGCATGTTCAGCATCAGCGCGGTCATCATGATCTCCGGCGCCCGCGACTCGTACGCGCTGGCCGGCGCCGTCACCGCGACGGGCCTGGTCGCCAACGCGGTCGTGGGCCCGTGGACGGCACGTCTCGTGGACCGGTTCGGGCAGGCGCGGATCGCCGTGCCCGCCACCGTGATATCCGCGTGCGGCTCGCTCGCGCTGCTCCTGTGCGTGCGCGTCGGGACGCCGGACTGGACGCTGTTCGCCGCCTACCTGGCGTCGGCGGCGACCCCCAACACGGGCGGCATGTCCCGCGCCCGCTGGGCGCACCTGCTCAAGGACGATCCGGACGCGCTGCACACCGCGAACTCCTTCGAGCAGGCGGCGGACGAGTTCTGTTACATGCTGGGGCCGGTGATCGCCGCCTTCTTGTGCGGATCGCTGTTCCCGGAGGCGGGCACGCTGGTCAGCGCGGTCCTCATGGTGACGGGCGTCCTGATCTTCGCGGCGCAGCGCGCGACGGAACCGCCCGCCCACGCGCGGACGGAGACGACGCGCACGCCGCTCCGCGCGCGCGGCATGCCGCCGCTGCTCATCGTCTTCCTCGCGACGGGCTCGGTCTTCGGTTCGCTGGAGGTCGTCACGGTCGCCTTCGCGGACGCGCAGGGCCACAAGGTGTGGGCGGGCGGCATCCTCGCGCTGCAAGCGGCGGGTTCGGGCGCGGCGGGTCTCGTCTACGGCGCGCTGAAGCCGACGGGTCCCGCGGCCCGGCGCCACCCGCTGCTGGTCGCGGCGATGGCCGTGCTGATGACGCTCCCGCTGCTCGCGGCGTGGCTCACCGGCTCGCTGTTCGCGCTGGGCGGCGCGCTCCTGGTCGCCGGCATGGCGACGGCGCCGACCATGGTGACGGGCATGACGCTGGTGCAGGAGCGCACCCCGGCGGGCCAGTTGAACGAGGGCATGACGCTCGCGGTGACCGGCATACTCGGCGGCATCGCGTGCGGCTCGGCGACGGGCGGTGCCGCGGTGGAGCACTGGGGCCCCACCGCGGCGTACACCGTGCCGGTCACGGCGGCGGCGCTCGCCCTGCTGCTGTCGCTCTACGGCTACGCGCGCACCAGCCGGTAG